A genomic stretch from Anaerolinea thermophila UNI-1 includes:
- a CDS encoding ABC transporter ATP-binding protein, translating to MLEFQRVTFHYRHGTPIFLDFNWRVEKGDAWAVLGPSGCGKSTLLALAAGLLFPTQGQVLVEGQPLTRPRPHTGLIIQDYGLLPWATVRENAALGLRVRNFYGADGIHAPKDYVPRTDVTPWLERLGLLEVANQFPSQISGGQRQRTAIARTLALEPDLLLMDEPFSSLDAPTREGLQMLVMELWADQRLTLVLVTHAIEEAAMVGKRILVLGNPPNTQALVVDNPGAGEPNYRTTPEYQAICQFLREVLNRP from the coding sequence ATGCTGGAATTTCAACGAGTCACATTTCATTACCGCCACGGCACACCCATCTTCCTGGATTTCAACTGGCGCGTGGAAAAAGGCGACGCCTGGGCAGTCCTGGGTCCCTCGGGGTGTGGCAAATCCACCCTGCTGGCACTGGCGGCGGGACTGCTCTTCCCCACGCAGGGACAGGTGCTGGTGGAAGGTCAGCCCCTCACCCGTCCGCGTCCGCACACGGGCTTGATCATCCAGGATTACGGGCTGTTGCCCTGGGCAACCGTGCGCGAGAACGCCGCCCTTGGGTTGCGGGTGCGCAATTTCTACGGCGCCGACGGCATCCATGCCCCGAAAGATTACGTTCCCCGAACCGATGTAACCCCCTGGCTGGAACGGCTGGGATTGCTGGAGGTTGCCAACCAGTTCCCCTCACAAATCTCCGGCGGACAGCGCCAGCGCACGGCTATTGCCCGCACTCTGGCGCTGGAGCCTGACCTGTTACTCATGGATGAGCCGTTTTCCTCGCTGGATGCCCCCACCCGCGAAGGACTGCAAATGCTGGTGATGGAATTGTGGGCAGACCAGCGCCTGACGCTGGTACTGGTGACACACGCCATCGAAGAAGCCGCCATGGTGGGCAAACGCATCCTGGTGCTGGGCAATCCCCCCAACACGCAGGCGCTGGTGGTGGACAACCCCGGTGCAGGCGAGCCCAATTACCGCACCACCCCGGAATATCAGGCAATTTGCCAGTTTTTACGGGAGGTATTGAATCGCCCATGA
- a CDS encoding ABC transporter substrate-binding protein produces MKKTLVFLFVLALMLSLLGCTPQATPTSQPATLKVVALPILDTMPILVAQQQGLFSKYNLTVEFIPAGSAPERDQLVAAGQADGMLNEVLSALYFNKESARVQVVRYARAATKDAALFTLVANPNSGVKSVADLKGKSVGISEGTIIQYVTERLLMAEGVDPKEVKLTSVPKIDARLALVKSGELDAAVLPEPLASVAVKEGSIAIISDAAYPQYSFSTWTFRKEVLKNNPDAVKRFLLALEDAVALINADPAKAEWKQLLVDNKILPAPLAENFVVPPFVTAGVPTEEQFMDTLTWAKEKGFLQADQAYQDVITASFLPQK; encoded by the coding sequence GTGAAGAAAACTCTTGTGTTTCTGTTCGTTCTGGCATTGATGCTGAGTCTGCTGGGTTGCACCCCGCAGGCAACCCCCACCAGCCAGCCTGCTACGCTCAAAGTCGTCGCCCTGCCGATTCTGGATACCATGCCCATCCTGGTTGCTCAACAGCAGGGGTTATTCAGCAAGTATAACCTGACCGTTGAGTTCATCCCCGCCGGTTCTGCCCCCGAGCGCGACCAACTGGTGGCGGCGGGTCAGGCAGATGGTATGCTGAATGAAGTACTCTCCGCGCTTTACTTTAACAAGGAAAGCGCCCGCGTTCAGGTGGTGCGCTATGCCCGTGCCGCCACCAAGGACGCCGCTTTGTTCACTCTGGTTGCCAACCCCAACAGCGGTGTGAAATCGGTTGCCGATTTGAAAGGCAAGTCGGTGGGTATTTCCGAAGGCACGATCATCCAATACGTCACCGAGCGCCTGCTGATGGCAGAGGGCGTGGACCCCAAAGAAGTCAAACTGACTTCCGTTCCCAAGATTGACGCCCGCCTGGCGCTGGTCAAGAGTGGCGAACTGGATGCCGCTGTCCTGCCTGAACCGCTTGCCAGTGTAGCGGTGAAGGAAGGCAGCATCGCCATCATCTCCGATGCGGCTTACCCGCAGTACTCCTTCAGCACCTGGACTTTCCGCAAAGAGGTGCTGAAGAACAACCCCGATGCCGTGAAGCGCTTCCTGCTGGCGCTGGAAGATGCTGTGGCGCTCATCAATGCCGACCCTGCCAAAGCCGAGTGGAAGCAACTGCTGGTGGACAATAAAATCCTGCCTGCACCGCTGGCGGAGAATTTTGTCGTCCCGCCCTTCGTCACCGCGGGAGTCCCTACCGAAGAGCAGTTCATGGACACGCTCACCTGGGCAAAGGAAAAAGGCTTCCTGCAGGCAGATCAGGCTTATCAGGATGTCATCACTGCTTCCTTCCTGCCTCAGAAATAA